CGCATGTCCAGCAAGGCTCATCTGTCACATAGACGGTACTGCCTTCCCGATCGATCCTGTCTGTAAATAGCAAAAGATTCTGTTCCGCATGAATCGTGCGAATACAGCGCTGTTTCTTCACCATAGTCTCTACGCCATCCACGATCTCCATCTCATATTGTTCCGAGAGCATACAGCCTGCCTCCGAGCAATCTGGTACGCCCATTGGCGCCCCGTTATAAGCGGTACCAAGCAGCTTTTTTCCTTGTACCAGCACAGCACCTACATGTCTACGATTGCAGCGTGAACGAGTTGAAACCATGCAAGCAATGTCCATGAAATAAGTATCCCAGTCTTTACGATAGGTAGCAGTCATAATCAATCTCCATATCCTTCTAAATAGTTGTTAACTATTGTAACACATCCCCGCAAGTTTTCACTAGGACAACGGTTTTAGTACATTCAACTGCAATTTCAATACCATCTTATCTTCAAAAAACTACTAACGGCTTTAACTTTTCCAGTATTTTGGGTCCGATGCCCTTGACCTTCCCCAAATCAGACAGATTACGAAAAGCCCCTTCACGGTTGCGGTAATCGATCATAGCCTGAGCCTTCTTCTCTCCGATACCCGGTAGATCCATCAGCTCCCTAGCTCCTGCAGTGTTCACATTTACTTTACCTTCCTGAGAAGTAGCTGGCGCGGGTACTTCCAGCGCTCCCGCTGACGCAGCTGCGTTACCCCCTGCTGGTGTTTGGCCTTCTCCCGCTGTTTGCGTTTGGCCCCCAGACTCCATCCCATCCCCCGCGGCATTCTGCCCAGCAGTTGTCGTCCCCTTTTCATCTGCTGGAGTTGAGGCAGCGTGATCCGCTTGTTCACCATCCTTAACCTTCTCAGCGACATCAGACCTATCACTAGCTTCAGCCTTCCCGGCATTTTTCTTTTGATCCTTCGTCTCTTGACTTCCCTCTTTGCCCACTATCGCCGAAGCTTCATCAGGTTCAGCGATTCCAATCGTTTGTTCCATACTCGCATTCAAGGTTTCCCATCCGGCAATGCCGGAATTTCCCTTACTCCCACCAACCCATAGCAATCCACTGCCCAAAAGAGCTACAGCCACTCCGAGCACTATTCTTCCTTTGTTCAAAATGCGCTCCTCCTCACGGAAAATCGTCCTATACTTTTTTCTGAATCTTCATACATTCCTTTAATTGGAATTCCCTTTAATAATTCATACAAAACCTGTCATTTGTCCAAGGCTATCTTGCATACATATAACGAAGAGAATTCATGTCAGTTAGTTAAAAAGCAACGCTAGAAAGGAGGAACCACAGGTGAAAGTAGGATTTATCGGAACAGGCAGCATGGGCAGCCTGCTGATCGACGCCTTTCTTTCTTCCGGAGCGCTAGAACCGTGTGATGTGCTTGCCAGCAACCGCAGCCTGAACAAGCTGCTGGAGCTTGAGAAGCGTCACCCCGGCATTTCCATTTGCGGAAGCAATAGGGAGACAGCGTTAGGAAGTGATATCGTTTTTTTATGCGTAAAGCCACTTGAATTTAAAACATTAACAGATGAGATCGGCTCATGTCTCCGGAGTGAGCAAATCGTCGTATCCATTACAAGTCCAGTTCAATTGCATCATCTGGAATCCGCTTTGCCGTCCAAAATTGCCAAGATCATCCCAAGCATTACGCACTGCGTCAAGAGCGGGACTTCATTGTGCATATTTGGCAGCAGGCTTAATAAAGAAGACAGGCTTGTACTGCTACAGCTATTGTCTTTCATAGGTGTTCCCTTAGAAATCCAAGAAGCACATACCCGAATCGCTTCTGATTTCTCCAGTTGTGGGCCTGCGTTCTTAAGCTATTTCATTGAGCGCTGGATTGAAGCAGCCGTTGAGGCCACCGGAATTGAAGAGACATTAATCAGCCGACTTGCTGGTGAAATGCTGCTTGGAACAGGCAAATTGCTGACAGAAGGAGAGTTCACCCCTCAAGAGCTTCAAAACCGGGTTGCAGTTCGCGGCGGCATTACCGCTGAAGCACTAAATCACTTGCGTACCAGTCTAGAAGGTGTATTTGAACGCCTCATCACGACTACACATGATAAATATGATGAGGATGTCATTAAGCTTGATGAACTATTCGGACATGAAACTATTAATAAAGGTCCTAAAGAGCGTTAGAACAACAAAGCCCGCAGCACGGATTTCTCCGATGCTGCGGGCAAAATTGCGTTCTTCGCTTAACCCACTACAATATTCACAAGCTTGCCAGGAACCGCAATTATCTTGCGTACGGTTTTACCTTCTACAGCAGCACTCACATTCGGGAGTGACAGTGCATGAGCTTGCATTTCTTCCTGACCCATATCCAGCGGGATCAGTGCGCGTTGTACGATTTTACCATTCACCTGAATAACGATTTCAACCTCAGCATCGACTGTCCATGCTTCATCATAAGTTGGCCAAGTTACGTAGCTGATACTTCCTTCATGTCCAAGCAGTTGCCACAGTTCTTCAGCAATATGCGGCGCCAGTGGCGACAACATTTGTACAAAGTGTTCCGCAGCTTCATGGGACAATGTTTCTTGCTTGTAGGCATCGTTAATGAAAATCATCAACTGGCTAATCGCCGTATTGAAACGCAGATGCTCGAAATCCTCAGTCACTTTCTTAATCGTTTTGTGCCAAGTACGTTTGAACTCATCCGTACCGCCATCTGCTGTGATTTTGGAATTGAGCTTCCCTTCCTCATTCACGAACAGGCGCCATACACGGGATAAGAACCGGTGAACCCCTTCCACACCTTTTTCATTCCAAGGCTTGGTTGCTTCCAGAGGGCCCATAAACATTTCATAGACACGCAGTGTATCTGCACCGAAAGCTTCAACAATTTCATCAGGGTTGATGACATTTCCGCGTGATTTACTCATTTTTTCATTGTTATTTCCAAGAATCATGCCTTGGTTAACCAGCTTATGGAAAGGCTCTTTCGTTTCCACTACGCCGATATCATAAAGCACCTTGTGCCAGAAACGTGCATAGAGCAAGTGAAGTACGGCATGCTCCGCTCCGCCAATGTACAGATCCACTGGAAGCCATGCTTTTTGCTTCTCAGGGGAGCATAGCTCTTGATCGTTTTTCGGATCAATATAACGCAGGTAATACCAGCAGCTGCCCGCCCATTGCGGCATGGTGTTGGTCTCACGGCGAGCCTTCATACCAGTCTCAGGATCGATCGTTTCCACCCACTCTGTTACATTGGCAAGTGGAGACTCCCCAGTACCCGATGGTTTGATTGCATCTACATCCGGCAGTACCAGCGGCAGTTGATCAACTGGAACAGTCTTCATTGTTCCATCTTCCAGATGCAGAATTGGAATCGGCTCTCCCCAGTAGCGTTGACGACTGAACAGCCAATCACGCAGACGATAGGTTACTTTACCTTTACCTACGCCCTTCTCTTCCAGCCAAGCAATCATCTTCGCAATCGCTTCTTCATTCTTAAGTCCGTTCAAGAATTCAGAATTGACATGCGGTCCATCTCCGGAATAAGCCTCTTCTTCAATATTACCGCCTTGCACGACTTCCACGATATTCAGACCAAATTGTTTAGCAAACTCCCAGTCACGTGTATCATGACCTGGAACCGCCATGATTGCTCCTGTTCCGTATCCGGCAAGTACATAATCTGCAATCCAGATCGGTGCCTTAGCGCCATTCACAGGATTGATTGCATACGCTCCCGTGAATACACCGCTCTTCTCTTTGGCCAAATCTGTACGTTCCAGATCGCTCTTATGAGAAGCTTTCACACGATATTCTGCAATCGCTGTACGTTGTGCTTCTGTTGTAATGGCATCAACCAGTTCATGCTCTGGTGCCAAAACGCAGTAGCTTGCTCCGAACAATGTATCTGGACGTGTTGTAAACACAGTCAGGCTGGCATCGTGACCTTCAATTTCAAAGTTTACTTCTGCGCCTGTGGATTTACCGATCCAGTTGCGCTGCATATCCTTGATACTTTCAGACCAATCCAGCTCTTCCAGATCTTCCAGTAGACGCTCAGCGTATTCAGTAATTCTCAGAATCCATTGACGCATCGGTTTGCGGACAACCGGATGTCCTCCGCGCTCACTTTTCCCATCAATAACTTCTTCGTTTGCAAGTACTGTACCCAGTGCTTCACACCAGTTAACAGGTACTTCTGCTACATAAGCCAAGCCTTTGTTGTACAACTGGATGAAAATCCACTGCGTCCATTTATAGTAGTCTGGATCTGTAGTACTGATCTCGCGATCCCAGTCGTAGGAGAATCCCAGCGATTTGATCTGACGACGGAAATTATCGATGTTCTTATCCGTAAAGTCACGCGGATGCTGACCCGTATCCATCGCATACTGCTCTGCCGGAAGTCCAAAAGCATCCCAGCCCATAGGGTGCAGCACGTTATAACCACGCATCCGTTTATAACGGGATACGATATCCGTTGCTGTGTAGCCTTCTGGATGACCTACGTGCAGCCCTGCACCTGAAGGGTACGGGAACATATCCAGTGCATAGAAATTCGGTTTGGTTGGATCTTCACCTGTCTTGAAACTTTTGTTCTCATCCCAGAACTTTTGCCACTTGGGCTCAATAGCCTGCGCCCGGTAACCGCCGGCAGGTACACTGTTTGTTTGATTGTCGCTCATTGTCTGCTCCTCCTTGGAGTATTACTATAGATTTCTTAACCAAGCATACCCGCCATCGACATCCTTATAAGGACGGTAAGCGTTTATGCGAGAAATATAAGACATGAAGTATTTCGTGAAACCTATACCCTCTTATATTTACAAAAAAACCTCCCATCCCTAGCGTATTATCGCTAGGGACGAGAGGTTATAATTCCCGTGGTACCACCCTAGTTAGCGGCTGAATATACTTTATTCTGCCACTCACTTTGCACCCTTTAGCGGGGGTGAGGCGACGGCGGTTCACCTAGGACTTCCGTTAAGTTTAACGAATATCCTGAAACTTGCGCCGTTACTCCGAGGTGAGTTCACTCCGTTCCGTTAACCGGCTCGCACCTTAGTGCCGGCTCTCTGCAATAACGGTATAGAATTAATACTCCTCATCATCGATCAACTATATGTACTGATTGTTCATCAGTAATATTCCCCAACATTATATACAAAACAGTTGACTATAGTCAATGTTTTAACCCTTTTAAACAGGCTTTCGTTTGATTAAATACGTCATAAAGTGTTGAATAACGACTTTTCCAGCCGCGAAGAACGGTACAGCAAGGATAAGTCCGATCATTCCCGCCAATTCACCGCCAACCAGAAGCGCAAAAATAATGAGCAACGGATGCAAGTGCAGCTTCTTCCCCACCACCTGAGGTGAAATAATGTTACTCTCCACAATTTGGCACACTGTGTTAACCACTGCAACCAACAGCACCAAACGAAAAGAAACGGTTGAAGCCATTACAATGGCTGGCGCAGCCCCCAAAAAGGGACCCATATACGGAACAATATTGAACACTGCCACCACACTGGCGAACAGTAAGGCATATGGCATTCCGATGATGGCATAACCAATATAGGCAAGCACACCTATAATAATGCAGACCAGAAACTGTCCACGAATGTAGTTGCCAAGTGCATCATCGATATCTTTTAACAAGGTTACAATAGACTTACGACGTGCGCGAGGCAGACAAGAGACCACCGTCCGTTCAAACACGTCAAAATCCTTCAGAATATAGAACACTAGAAACGGTACGATAAAAGCATTGAACAGCACATTAATCGTTGTCCCTATATTATCGAGAAAATTAGAAATTCCTTCTGCGAGACGACTCTCCAGTTGAAAAAACCAGTTGTTCATCCCCATCTCGACCCCAGGCGGGATTAGTCTAGAATTCATATGTCGCATTAGCCCTTGGGCTTGCAGTGTCATCTCTGGCAAATGTTCATTTAACTCTTCAAGCTGCTCGATAAACATCGGGATAAGGTTAATTGCAATTACCGCAATCGCCGTTAGGAACACTGCATATATAAGTAGAACAGCCACACTACGCGGCATCTTCCGTCCGGCCAGCATACTAACGACGGGATTCAGCACGTAGGAAATAATCATAGCTGCCAGAAATGGAGCGAGGATTGCCTTCAAAAACACAAATATCCCCTGCAGCATTGGACGAAGTAACCAAACAAAATACAAAATGATCAGGGAGAGCAGCACTCCGATCATCCAGCGGAACCACTTACTTTGGGACCATTGCTCCATGAGTGTACCCTCCTGCGGCTATAGCCTGGACTAGCTTCGTAAATAAGTATATGTATGGCCGCAGCAAAATAACCATCAAGCACACAAAATAACCCCACAAAGTGAGGTTCTTGTCCCAAAAAAAGCGCCAATAACCCTGCAGCTGATTTCAGCTGAAAGGAAATTGACGCTTAAGTACATAGATCATTCTCGCTTACAAAGCAAGATTCATCGTTATGACGACGCATGAATTTGTGGGAAATCCTGAGTCATATCATCCCCGGAGAACAGATCGTCCAGCGAGCTGAGTGTACCGTCTTCTTCAACCTGATACACCGACATTTTCTCACCGTTTACCGTTAATTCAATGAAACAGCCCCAGCAATAGAACTGGTGGGAACCAATTTTTCCGATATCTTTAGAGTTGCAGTTTGGACACTTCATATAATACATTCCACCTATCCGTTAACAATATTAATGGCTTTTTGTAGCCGTTCTTCGCTCATCGCAGGAACCATTAAAGCATTCTCACCAATGGACATCTCATCAGAACAAGGCAGCCATTTGCGGCCTTCGATCAAATCAGTCACAAGCCCGTCACTGATTTCCAGCGCTCCTATTGTGTTTCCCAACTTTTGGTCAAAATAAACATCCGATATTCGTCCAAGTATAGTTCCCGTTGTAGTCAGTACTTTTAAATCCTTAAGTTTGTTCTTTCCAAGTAGAAATGTACAAGGTATATGATCGGCATCTGTCTTATCAATCGACTCTTTACTACGAATCATGACAGCATCCTCGCCGTAGGCCACAATATCTTTCCATGCCACAAATTTCACATGGCCGCCAAAAAAAGATTTGCTTTCCAGTTCAATACCCGTAATATTCCAGTTTGAATCGAGCAGAATATCGACAATCTTGCCGATTTCATTACCCTCTTCAACTTCATATACAGCCAAGCCGATCAGATCTTGAAGTCTCATGGCTGCCTCGTTCCCCTCACTTTGAGTGTAATTACGAGTTCTCAGAAAGCCAAAAGCCCGAATCGCCCCGATACAGATCGAAACCTAAAAGTAACTAGTCTCATTTACGTAGGCGTTTCAAAATGGTTTCAACTTTTTGAGCAACGTACTCGATTTCTTCAGTAGTATTACCCAAACCCATACTAAATCGAATCGCGGACTCTAAAATATTTTGGGGAAGTCCCATTGCTTTCAGAACATGAGATATTTCCAGTGATCCTGACGTGCAAGCCGAACCGCTCGCTGCTGCAACCCCCTCCATATCCAGGTTCATCAGCATAACATCTGTCCCAGCCCCTGGGAAGCTCAAGTTCAGTATACTAGGTAAAAAATGCTCAGAATTACCGTTAAGCGAGTAACTCTCCCGTCCAATCAGAGTATCCAGTGTCTCAAGTAGTGTATTGCGCAGGCGCTTCATATTTTGTTGACGTTCTGAGAGACCCGTAACCGCTATTTCAACGGCTTTGGCGAATCCAGCGGCTCCTGCTAGATTCTCTGTTCCGGCGCGTCTGCCACGCTCCTGAAGGCCTCCATGAAGCCTAGGATGTAGTGGTGCTCCGCTTCGAACGTAAAGACCCCCTATCCCTTGTGGGCCATTGATTTTGTGAGCTGTGAAGCTCATGTAATCTACGGGAAGTTCTCGGAGTTTAATTGGCAGTGCACCTAGAGCTTGTACAGCATCAACATGGAACAGAATGCCTCGTTCTCTAGCGAGCTGACCAATCTCTTGAATCGGTTGAACGGTGCCTACTTCATTATTGGCATACATTACGCTGATCAGCACCGTGTCTTCCTGCAATGCTGCCTCTATGTCTGCTACGGATACCCTGCCCGACGAATCCACAGGAAGATAGGTTACTTTGAAACCTTCCTTCTCTAGCTCTTCGCAGGTATGTAACACTGCATGATGTTCGATCTGGGTGGTGATAATATGTTTTCCTTTATGGGAAACTGCCGCTGCTGCTCCATAGAGCGCTAAATTGTCACTCTCTGTGCCGCCTCCAGTGAACACCCACTCTTCAGATGAACAGCCCAAAAAGGCGGCGATCGAATCGCGCGCCCCATTCAATATTCTTTTAGCTGAACGTCCGAACTGATGTACACTAGACGCATTTCCGTATTGTTCTGTCATTATATTCAACATGACCTTAGCCACCTCGGGATGAACCGGGGTTGATGCGGCGTGGTCCAAATAGATGGATTTCATAATCATTTCTCCGCTTCTAGAGTATAGGAAACTAGTTAATCTAAAATATAAGTAGGTATAAGTTTCACGTTATACATTATCCTTATATTTCTCGCTTAAACGCTAACCGTCCTAAGAAGGACGCCGAAGGCGTTTATACTTGGAACTATTAAATTATACCGCGCGAGAAGTGAGTTTTCCACAAGCGAAAGAACACAATATTGTAATCATTTCCCTATGAAAGCTAGGATTATAATAACCAGTTCTCTTCAGAGGTTACCTCAATGCCATTTTTTCTAAGTAAAGCTGTAGTAACGCCATTTCCTGCAATTTTCTTCCCCTTGAATTCCCCGTTATAAATCATGGCGCTGCCGCAAGAAGGACTGTTTTCTTTGAGCACTACCATCGTAGCTGAGACCTCTTGAGCTTTTGCAAGCGTAATATAAGCACCCTTTAAATACATATCTGTAACATCTGTTCCTGAACGATCCACTACTTTAGCCGTCCCTGCCAGCACATCCTCGCCATTTCCACCAATGATTTCGGCTGGCTCCCTAGGCGTAGAGAATCCTCCTAGTAACTCCGGACACACCGCAATGGCTTTATCCTCATTCAAAAGTTTCTGGATCATCTCGTCCAAACAATCCGTTCCATTATATCTTACCTTCATACCAGCTAGACAAGAGCTTACCAGAATCACCAATGAGCACCTCTTTCTTCATTCATTCCGCATCGTTTATAATAAGAAATATTTCGAGCATAACATGCTGAATTTGAGCTGTAAACTGAGCGAACTTCTAATCTACTGAAAGGGGAGTGTAAATCATGTGCGGACGTTACACAATAACCGTTACCATGGAAGAACTGATGGTCAGATATTTTGCGAATGATTCAACCATTATCCACTATGCCCCTAAATATAACGCTGCGCCCATGCAGCAAATTCCGGCAGTCATTAATACAGGCTCCAGCAATAAGTTAGGTGAGCTACGCTGGGGTCTGGTTCCTTCATGGGCCAAGGATGACAAAATCGGCAGTAAAATGATCAATGCCCGGGCAGAATCACTGCTCGAGAAGCCTTCTTTCAAGCGCTTAGTAAGCTCACGTCGCTGCATCATCCCGTCTGACGGCTTCTACGAATGGAAGGCGCAAGGCAGCAGTAAACAACCCATGCGGATCGTGATGCGTGATGGGGGTATTTTCTCCATGGCCGGATTGTATGATATTTGGATGGACCCGGAAGGGAATAAACTAAGTACCTGTACCATTATAACGACTACACCGAACGATCTAATGGCTGAAATCCACAACCGCATGCCGGTTATTTTGAAGCCTGAGGATGAGACAGAATGGCTGGATCGGGGCAATCAGGACACAACCTCTCTAATAAAGCTTCTGAAGCCTTATGATCAAAACCAAATGAGAGCCTACCCTGTTTCCACAGCTGTGGGAAATGTTCGGAATGATACAGAAGAATTAATTAAAGAGGCATAGAAAGGAGGGAGGCTTATCTATAAAGCACACTTAAAAAAGTGGATCGTAGCGATATTAGTGTTTCTGAGTTTATTCAAAATTTTGTTTTTTATATTAAAGGATGTCATCTTCTCTTATATCACTCTACCTGACCCTTATAACAATGTTATTCAGATGATAGGGATGGCTCTGACCCTCTTATTAGCACTGGTTCTGACCTCACTTTTAATCCATGAAAAACCGTCTTAACTCTGCGGGTTAACCGCAAAGTTAAGACCATCGACGCTCGATCTTTGACCGGCGTCTCATCAATTGATGAGACATCTTTAGAAATCTATCGGCGTACAGCTCGGAAGAAAGGTTTTTTCGGATATGCCATTCTCCATTCATCCTAATGCTGGTCCGAAGCGCTGGATCATGCATTAAGGATAGCGCCGCATTCACAGCTTCATCCAGTTGCCCTCTCGTATATATTTTTCCAGTGTGATTATTAATAACAAGTCTCCGAATGCCATCTGAATCCGTAGTAAGGACAGGACAACGACACAACATTGCCTCAGCCACCGCATACCCAAATCCCTCAAGAATAGAGGTGGAGCAGAGCAGACCTCCCGAATCACCAATAATGCTCATATAATCTGCCATTAGCTCATGAGGGACATTGGAATGCGAGATCAAACGTGAAGAAATTCCGGTTTCCGCTACAAATTGTTCAAAGCTCTCTTTTTGCTCCGGATCAAACAACGTATCGTCCTGAAAAATCCATAAATAAAGCTCGGGATGGATCGCCAGCAGCCTCTGTCCAATTTGAAGAAATTCTCTCCAGTTCTTGTTCGTTTGAATTCGTCCCACCCAGCCGAGGATGGGAAAGCTTTTCGCTGGATAATTGGTATATCCAAATTCTTCGCAATCGATCGGATTATCAAAGCAATACTGCGGAATAGAGGGAAATCCACTTTTGAAAATCGTCTGCAAATGGGAGGTCTCTGGATAGAGCAGTGCATCGGTTAGCTTGTGAATCCGTTCATTAAAATTACTAATGACCTGCTCCGCTTCATCTAAAGTTCCTAATCCTTGCACCTCAAAAACAAGCGGTCCCTTGTAACCAAACCCTCTGAACCTCTCTGCTAAGTAAATATCCGTACACACTACAATCAAATCAAAGGCTTCCCGAGTGAGCAATTCCCTGATCTCGTCATCACTATTCGTAATATAGGTTTGAATGTTCGGGATATCTTGCTGTCCTTTTCCAGGGTGCGTGTACAGCAAATGGCACTCTACACCGCGATCACGCAACGCTTGGCAGCGCACTCGATTCAGGGTTTGCATACCTCCACTCGGGTTGTAAAAGGTGAACAAAACTTTCATTACGATCACTCATTCGCATATTATTTTTAGGAAAAATAGATCTTCAACAAATCATACAAATCTGTGCTTCGAAACAGCTCGTTATAGTAGTGAGTTTTGGTCGATGGGACATGTCTGTGCCGAAATCCAATCAAGCTGTGATCATCCGTATAATAATTGGAGATCGCTTCCCCACCGGTAGTAATCAAAGCCTCCAGCATGTATTCAATATCGAGTGCTCCTATGAAAATTTTGGGACCTAAAACTATCGTGTAGGGAGTGGACATGTGCTCAAGTGCTCCACAAATCGCGTGCGACTCCACAACTTCTGGCATCCAAACGAACTCGGTTGCAGGATGAGGGATTGAACCCAGAAGAACAGATGGTTGACGCGTAGGCGATAA
This Paenibacillus sp. FSL R5-0345 DNA region includes the following protein-coding sequences:
- a CDS encoding deoxycytidylate deaminase; protein product: MTATYRKDWDTYFMDIACMVSTRSRCNRRHVGAVLVQGKKLLGTAYNGAPMGVPDCSEAGCMLSEQYEMEIVDGVETMVKKQRCIRTIHAEQNLLLFTDRIDREGSTVYVTDEPCWTCANMLANSGIVEIVYYRPYRKDMEKVEAMMATKGIVFRQLENYEPPSETMIKVSE
- a CDS encoding ComEA family DNA-binding protein — protein: MNKGRIVLGVAVALLGSGLLWVGGSKGNSGIAGWETLNASMEQTIGIAEPDEASAIVGKEGSQETKDQKKNAGKAEASDRSDVAEKVKDGEQADHAASTPADEKGTTTAGQNAAGDGMESGGQTQTAGEGQTPAGGNAAASAGALEVPAPATSQEGKVNVNTAGARELMDLPGIGEKKAQAMIDYRNREGAFRNLSDLGKVKGIGPKILEKLKPLVVF
- the comER gene encoding late competence protein ComER; translated protein: MKVGFIGTGSMGSLLIDAFLSSGALEPCDVLASNRSLNKLLELEKRHPGISICGSNRETALGSDIVFLCVKPLEFKTLTDEIGSCLRSEQIVVSITSPVQLHHLESALPSKIAKIIPSITHCVKSGTSLCIFGSRLNKEDRLVLLQLLSFIGVPLEIQEAHTRIASDFSSCGPAFLSYFIERWIEAAVEATGIEETLISRLAGEMLLGTGKLLTEGEFTPQELQNRVAVRGGITAEALNHLRTSLEGVFERLITTTHDKYDEDVIKLDELFGHETINKGPKER
- the leuS gene encoding leucine--tRNA ligase gives rise to the protein MSDNQTNSVPAGGYRAQAIEPKWQKFWDENKSFKTGEDPTKPNFYALDMFPYPSGAGLHVGHPEGYTATDIVSRYKRMRGYNVLHPMGWDAFGLPAEQYAMDTGQHPRDFTDKNIDNFRRQIKSLGFSYDWDREISTTDPDYYKWTQWIFIQLYNKGLAYVAEVPVNWCEALGTVLANEEVIDGKSERGGHPVVRKPMRQWILRITEYAERLLEDLEELDWSESIKDMQRNWIGKSTGAEVNFEIEGHDASLTVFTTRPDTLFGASYCVLAPEHELVDAITTEAQRTAIAEYRVKASHKSDLERTDLAKEKSGVFTGAYAINPVNGAKAPIWIADYVLAGYGTGAIMAVPGHDTRDWEFAKQFGLNIVEVVQGGNIEEEAYSGDGPHVNSEFLNGLKNEEAIAKMIAWLEEKGVGKGKVTYRLRDWLFSRQRYWGEPIPILHLEDGTMKTVPVDQLPLVLPDVDAIKPSGTGESPLANVTEWVETIDPETGMKARRETNTMPQWAGSCWYYLRYIDPKNDQELCSPEKQKAWLPVDLYIGGAEHAVLHLLYARFWHKVLYDIGVVETKEPFHKLVNQGMILGNNNEKMSKSRGNVINPDEIVEAFGADTLRVYEMFMGPLEATKPWNEKGVEGVHRFLSRVWRLFVNEEGKLNSKITADGGTDEFKRTWHKTIKKVTEDFEHLRFNTAISQLMIFINDAYKQETLSHEAAEHFVQMLSPLAPHIAEELWQLLGHEGSISYVTWPTYDEAWTVDAEVEIVIQVNGKIVQRALIPLDMGQEEMQAHALSLPNVSAAVEGKTVRKIIAVPGKLVNIVVG
- a CDS encoding AI-2E family transporter, which codes for MEQWSQSKWFRWMIGVLLSLIILYFVWLLRPMLQGIFVFLKAILAPFLAAMIISYVLNPVVSMLAGRKMPRSVAVLLIYAVFLTAIAVIAINLIPMFIEQLEELNEHLPEMTLQAQGLMRHMNSRLIPPGVEMGMNNWFFQLESRLAEGISNFLDNIGTTINVLFNAFIVPFLVFYILKDFDVFERTVVSCLPRARRKSIVTLLKDIDDALGNYIRGQFLVCIIIGVLAYIGYAIIGMPYALLFASVVAVFNIVPYMGPFLGAAPAIVMASTVSFRLVLLVAVVNTVCQIVESNIISPQVVGKKLHLHPLLIIFALLVGGELAGMIGLILAVPFFAAGKVVIQHFMTYLIKRKPV
- a CDS encoding PRC-barrel domain-containing protein, which codes for MRLQDLIGLAVYEVEEGNEIGKIVDILLDSNWNITGIELESKSFFGGHVKFVAWKDIVAYGEDAVMIRSKESIDKTDADHIPCTFLLGKNKLKDLKVLTTTGTILGRISDVYFDQKLGNTIGALEISDGLVTDLIEGRKWLPCSDEMSIGENALMVPAMSEERLQKAINIVNG
- a CDS encoding cysteine desulfurase family protein, producing MKSIYLDHAASTPVHPEVAKVMLNIMTEQYGNASSVHQFGRSAKRILNGARDSIAAFLGCSSEEWVFTGGGTESDNLALYGAAAAVSHKGKHIITTQIEHHAVLHTCEELEKEGFKVTYLPVDSSGRVSVADIEAALQEDTVLISVMYANNEVGTVQPIQEIGQLARERGILFHVDAVQALGALPIKLRELPVDYMSFTAHKINGPQGIGGLYVRSGAPLHPRLHGGLQERGRRAGTENLAGAAGFAKAVEIAVTGLSERQQNMKRLRNTLLETLDTLIGRESYSLNGNSEHFLPSILNLSFPGAGTDVMLMNLDMEGVAAASGSACTSGSLEISHVLKAMGLPQNILESAIRFSMGLGNTTEEIEYVAQKVETILKRLRK
- a CDS encoding DUF523 domain-containing protein; its protein translation is MILVSSCLAGMKVRYNGTDCLDEMIQKLLNEDKAIAVCPELLGGFSTPREPAEIIGGNGEDVLAGTAKVVDRSGTDVTDMYLKGAYITLAKAQEVSATMVVLKENSPSCGSAMIYNGEFKGKKIAGNGVTTALLRKNGIEVTSEENWLL
- a CDS encoding SOS response-associated peptidase — translated: MCGRYTITVTMEELMVRYFANDSTIIHYAPKYNAAPMQQIPAVINTGSSNKLGELRWGLVPSWAKDDKIGSKMINARAESLLEKPSFKRLVSSRRCIIPSDGFYEWKAQGSSKQPMRIVMRDGGIFSMAGLYDIWMDPEGNKLSTCTIITTTPNDLMAEIHNRMPVILKPEDETEWLDRGNQDTTSLIKLLKPYDQNQMRAYPVSTAVGNVRNDTEELIKEA
- a CDS encoding glycosyltransferase family 4 protein; translation: MKVLFTFYNPSGGMQTLNRVRCQALRDRGVECHLLYTHPGKGQQDIPNIQTYITNSDDEIRELLTREAFDLIVVCTDIYLAERFRGFGYKGPLVFEVQGLGTLDEAEQVISNFNERIHKLTDALLYPETSHLQTIFKSGFPSIPQYCFDNPIDCEEFGYTNYPAKSFPILGWVGRIQTNKNWREFLQIGQRLLAIHPELYLWIFQDDTLFDPEQKESFEQFVAETGISSRLISHSNVPHELMADYMSIIGDSGGLLCSTSILEGFGYAVAEAMLCRCPVLTTDSDGIRRLVINNHTGKIYTRGQLDEAVNAALSLMHDPALRTSIRMNGEWHIRKNLSSELYADRFLKMSHQLMRRRSKIERRWS